A single Klebsiella variicola DNA region contains:
- the mtr gene encoding tryptophan permease — MATLTTTTTRPSLFGGVVIIGGTIIGAGMFSLPVVMSGAWFFWSLAALVFTWFCMLHSGLMILEANLNYRIGSSFDTITKDLLGKGWNLVNGVSIAFVLYILTYAYISASGSILHHTFSEMSLNVPARAAGFGFALLVAFIVWMSTKAVSRMTAIVLGAKVITFFLTFGSLLGHVEPTTLFNVAEKNASYAPYLLMTLPFCLASFGYHGNVPSLMKYYGKDPRTITRCLIYGTLLALGLYVVWLLVTMGNIPRPQFIDIAQKGGNIDVLVQALSGVLNNRGLDLLLVVFSNFAVASSFLGVTLGLFDYLADLFGFDDSAMGRFKTALLTFIPPMLGGLVKPDGFLYAIGYAGLAATVWAAIVPALLARASRKRFGSPQFRVWGGKAMIVLILLFGLGNAVVHFLSSFNLLPVYQ; from the coding sequence ATGGCGACACTAACCACTACAACCACCCGGCCGTCCCTGTTTGGCGGCGTGGTGATTATCGGCGGCACGATTATTGGCGCGGGCATGTTCTCGCTGCCGGTGGTGATGTCCGGCGCGTGGTTCTTCTGGTCGCTGGCGGCGCTGGTTTTTACCTGGTTCTGCATGTTGCACTCCGGTCTGATGATCCTGGAAGCCAACCTCAACTACCGGATTGGCTCCAGTTTCGACACCATCACCAAAGACCTGCTCGGCAAGGGCTGGAACCTGGTGAACGGCGTGTCGATCGCCTTTGTGCTGTATATCCTGACTTACGCCTATATTTCGGCGAGCGGTTCGATCCTGCACCATACCTTCAGTGAAATGTCGCTGAACGTACCGGCGCGCGCGGCGGGCTTCGGCTTTGCGCTTCTGGTGGCATTTATTGTCTGGATGAGCACCAAAGCGGTGAGCCGCATGACGGCTATCGTGCTCGGCGCCAAGGTCATCACCTTCTTCCTGACCTTCGGCAGCCTGCTGGGACACGTCGAACCGACGACGCTGTTTAACGTCGCGGAGAAGAATGCCTCCTATGCGCCCTACCTGCTGATGACGCTGCCGTTCTGCCTGGCCTCGTTTGGCTATCACGGTAACGTGCCGAGCCTGATGAAATATTATGGTAAGGATCCGCGCACCATTACCCGCTGTCTGATTTACGGTACGCTGCTGGCGCTGGGTCTGTACGTGGTCTGGCTGCTGGTGACGATGGGCAATATCCCGCGTCCGCAGTTTATCGATATTGCGCAGAAGGGCGGTAACATTGATGTACTGGTACAGGCCCTGAGCGGCGTACTGAATAACCGCGGCCTGGATCTGCTGCTGGTAGTGTTCTCCAACTTTGCTGTCGCGAGTTCGTTCCTCGGCGTGACGCTGGGTCTGTTCGACTATCTGGCGGATCTGTTTGGCTTTGACGATAGCGCGATGGGGCGCTTTAAAACCGCGCTGTTGACCTTTATCCCGCCGATGCTCGGTGGGCTGGTGAAACCAGATGGTTTCCTTTACGCCATCGGCTATGCCGGCCTGGCGGCGACGGTATGGGCGGCCATTGTGCCGGCGCTGCTGGCCCGCGCTTCGCGTAAACGCTTCGGCAGCCCACAGTTCCGCGTGTGGGGCGGAAAAGCGATGATTGTGCTGATCCTGCTCTTTGGTCTCGGCAACGCGGTGGTGCACTTCCTGTCGAGCTTTAATCTGCTGCCGGTTTATCAGTAA
- a CDS encoding luciferase-like monooxygenase, translating into MTDKSVPFSVLDLAPIPQGSSAKEAFTHSLDLARLAESRGYHRYWLAEHHNMVGIASAATSVLIGYLAANTTTLHLGSGGVMLPNHSPLVIAEQFGTLNTLYPGRIDLGLGRAPGSDQPTMRALRRHMSGDVDNFPRDVAELVDWFDARDPNPHVRPVPGYGERIPVWLLGSSLYSAQLAAQLGLPFAFASHFAPDMLFQALHLYRSNFKPSARLEKPYAMVCINIIAADSNRDAEFLFTSMQQAFVKLRRGETGQLPPPVENMHQLWSASEQYGVQQALSMSLVGDKTKVRHGLESILRETEADEIMVNGQIFDHQARLHSFDLAMQVKEELLG; encoded by the coding sequence ATGACTGACAAATCTGTTCCGTTCTCGGTGCTCGACCTGGCGCCGATCCCGCAAGGATCTTCTGCCAAAGAAGCCTTTACCCACTCTCTGGATCTCGCCAGGCTGGCCGAATCGCGCGGCTATCACCGCTACTGGCTGGCGGAGCACCATAATATGGTCGGCATTGCCAGCGCGGCGACCTCAGTGCTGATAGGCTATCTCGCCGCCAATACCACCACTCTGCATCTCGGTTCCGGCGGGGTGATGCTGCCCAACCACTCACCGCTGGTGATCGCCGAGCAGTTCGGCACCCTGAATACCCTTTATCCCGGGCGTATCGATCTCGGCCTTGGCCGCGCGCCAGGCAGCGATCAGCCGACCATGCGCGCCCTGCGCCGCCATATGAGCGGCGATGTCGATAACTTCCCGCGCGACGTGGCGGAACTGGTGGACTGGTTTGACGCCCGCGATCCGAACCCGCACGTGCGTCCGGTTCCCGGCTATGGCGAACGAATTCCGGTGTGGCTGCTGGGCTCAAGCCTGTACAGCGCCCAGCTGGCGGCGCAGCTCGGCCTGCCGTTTGCTTTCGCCTCGCATTTCGCGCCGGATATGCTGTTCCAGGCGCTGCATCTGTATCGCAGCAATTTCAAACCTTCGGCGCGGCTGGAAAAACCGTACGCGATGGTGTGTATCAATATTATCGCCGCCGACAGCAACCGCGATGCGGAGTTCCTCTTTACCTCTATGCAGCAGGCGTTCGTTAAGCTGCGGCGCGGCGAAACCGGACAGCTGCCGCCGCCGGTGGAAAATATGCATCAGCTGTGGTCAGCGTCCGAGCAGTATGGCGTGCAGCAGGCGTTAAGCATGTCGCTGGTCGGCGATAAAACGAAAGTCCGCCACGGCTTAGAGTCCATTCTGCGCGAAACCGAGGCGGATGAAATCATGGTCAACGGCCAGATCTTCGACCATCAGGCTCGCCTGCATTCGTTTGATTTGGCGATGCAGGTGAAAGAGGAGCTGTTGGGGTAA
- a CDS encoding U32 family peptidase, producing the protein MKYSLGPVLYYWPKETLEDFYQQAANSSADTIYLGEAVCSKRRATKVGDWIEMAKALAGSGKQVVLSTLALVQASSELGELKRYVANGEFLIEASDLGVVNLCAERKLPFVAGHALNCYNAVTLRLLLKQGMMRWCMPVELSRDWLANLLTQCEELGIRNQFEVEVLSYGHLPLAYSARCFTARSEDRPKDECETCCIKYPTGRSMLSQENQQVFVLNGIQTMSGYVYNLGNELTSMHGLVDMVRLSPMGNETFAMLEAFRANENGAAPLDLTSNSDCNGYWKRLPGLVLQA; encoded by the coding sequence ATGAAATATTCATTAGGGCCGGTGCTGTACTACTGGCCAAAAGAGACGCTGGAAGATTTTTACCAGCAGGCGGCAAACAGCAGCGCCGACACCATTTATCTCGGCGAAGCCGTGTGCAGCAAACGCCGCGCCACCAAAGTTGGCGACTGGATCGAGATGGCAAAAGCGCTGGCCGGTAGCGGCAAACAGGTGGTGCTGTCTACCCTCGCGCTGGTGCAGGCCTCTTCCGAACTGGGCGAACTGAAGCGCTATGTCGCTAACGGCGAGTTCCTGATTGAGGCCAGCGACCTTGGCGTGGTGAACCTCTGCGCCGAACGCAAGCTGCCGTTCGTTGCCGGGCATGCGCTGAACTGCTATAACGCCGTCACTCTGCGCCTGCTGCTCAAACAAGGCATGATGCGTTGGTGCATGCCGGTAGAGCTTTCCCGCGACTGGCTGGCAAATTTACTGACCCAGTGCGAAGAGCTGGGTATTCGCAACCAGTTTGAAGTGGAAGTGCTGAGCTACGGCCATCTGCCGCTGGCCTATTCCGCGCGCTGCTTTACCGCCCGCTCGGAAGACCGGCCAAAGGACGAATGCGAAACCTGCTGCATCAAGTACCCGACCGGACGCAGCATGCTGTCGCAGGAGAACCAGCAGGTGTTCGTGCTCAACGGTATCCAGACGATGAGCGGCTACGTCTATAACCTTGGCAACGAGTTAACCTCGATGCACGGCCTGGTGGATATGGTGCGCCTGTCGCCGATGGGCAACGAAACCTTCGCTATGCTAGAGGCCTTCCGCGCCAACGAAAACGGTGCTGCGCCACTGGATCTTACCAGCAATAGTGATTGCAACGGCTACTGGAAACGGCTGCCCGGTCTGGTGCTGCAAGCCTGA
- the ubiU gene encoding ubiquinone anaerobic biosynthesis protein UbiU yields MELLCPAGNLPALKAAIENGADAVYIGLKDDTNARHFAGLNFTEKKLQEAVSFVHQHRRKLHIAINTFAHPDGYARWQRAVDMAAQLGADALILADIAMLEYAAERYPHIERHVSVQASATNEEAIRFYHRNFDVARVVLPRVLSIHQVKQLARATPVPLEVFAFGSLCIMAEGRCYLSSYLTGESPNTVGACSPARFVRWQQTPQGLESRLNEVLIDRYQDGENAGYPTLCKGRYLVDGERYHALEEPTSLNTLELLPELMAANIASVKIEGRQRSPAYVTQVAKVWRQAIDRCKADPQNFVPQSAWMETLGSMSEGTQTTLGAYHRKWQ; encoded by the coding sequence ATGGAGCTGCTCTGCCCAGCCGGTAACCTTCCGGCGCTTAAGGCGGCCATCGAAAACGGCGCCGATGCCGTCTATATCGGGCTGAAAGATGACACCAACGCCCGCCACTTTGCCGGCCTTAATTTCACCGAAAAGAAACTGCAGGAAGCCGTCAGCTTTGTGCATCAGCACCGTCGTAAGCTACATATTGCGATCAACACCTTCGCCCATCCCGACGGCTACGCCCGCTGGCAGCGCGCGGTGGACATGGCCGCCCAGCTGGGCGCCGATGCGCTGATCCTGGCCGATATCGCCATGCTGGAGTATGCCGCGGAGCGTTATCCACACATTGAGCGTCACGTTTCGGTGCAGGCTTCCGCCACCAATGAAGAGGCCATTCGCTTCTATCATCGCAACTTTGACGTGGCACGCGTCGTACTACCACGAGTGTTATCTATTCACCAGGTGAAGCAGTTGGCCCGTGCCACGCCGGTGCCGCTGGAAGTCTTCGCCTTCGGTAGCCTGTGCATCATGGCGGAAGGCCGCTGCTATCTCTCTTCCTACCTGACCGGCGAATCGCCGAATACCGTCGGCGCCTGTTCACCTGCCCGCTTCGTGCGTTGGCAGCAAACGCCGCAGGGGCTGGAATCTCGCCTTAATGAGGTGCTGATCGACCGCTATCAGGATGGCGAAAACGCAGGCTATCCGACGCTGTGCAAAGGCCGCTATCTGGTCGATGGCGAGCGCTATCACGCACTGGAAGAACCCACCAGCCTAAACACCCTGGAGCTGTTGCCGGAGCTGATGGCCGCCAATATCGCCTCGGTGAAAATCGAAGGCCGTCAGCGCAGCCCGGCGTACGTCACCCAGGTGGCGAAAGTCTGGCGCCAGGCGATCGACCGCTGCAAAGCCGATCCGCAGAATTTTGTGCCGCAATCCGCCTGGATGGAAACCCTTGGTTCGATGTCCGAAGGGACGCAAACCACCCTTGGCGCCTATCACCGTAAATGGCAGTGA
- the ubiT gene encoding ubiquinone anaerobic biosynthesis accessory factor UbiT, protein MLDKLRSRLVHFGPSLLSVPVKLAPFALKRQVLEQVLSWQFRQALAEGELAFLEGRWLSIHVRDIGLLWYTSVVDGRLVVSQQADADVSFSADASDLLMIAARKQDPDTLFFQRRLVIEGDTELGLYVKNLMDAIELEQMPKALRVMLLQLADFVEAGLKSPQKPEQTSVGEAC, encoded by the coding sequence GTGTTGGATAAACTGCGTTCCCGGCTGGTCCACTTTGGCCCGTCTTTACTGAGCGTGCCGGTTAAGCTGGCGCCTTTTGCCCTCAAGCGCCAGGTGCTGGAGCAGGTGCTAAGCTGGCAGTTCCGTCAGGCGCTGGCAGAGGGAGAACTGGCGTTTCTCGAGGGGCGCTGGTTAAGTATTCATGTGCGTGACATCGGTCTGCTGTGGTATACCTCGGTAGTCGATGGTCGCCTGGTGGTCAGCCAGCAGGCCGACGCCGACGTCAGCTTCAGCGCCGACGCCAGCGATCTGTTAATGATTGCCGCGCGCAAGCAGGATCCGGATACGCTATTCTTCCAGCGTCGTCTGGTGATTGAAGGCGATACGGAGCTGGGGCTGTACGTAAAAAATTTGATGGACGCCATTGAGCTCGAGCAGATGCCAAAAGCGCTGCGCGTGATGTTGCTGCAACTGGCGGATTTTGTCGAAGCTGGACTGAAGAGCCCGCAGAAACCTGAACAGACATCGGTAGGTGAGGCATGCTGA
- a CDS encoding GNAT family N-acetyltransferase: protein MLIRVEIGIDAPGIDALLRRTFGRDAEAQLVHDLREDGLITLGVVATDDEGQVIGYVAFSPVAVEGEELQWVGLAPLAVDEHYRGQGIGRQLVYEGLDSLNEFGYAAVVTLGDPDLYRRFGFEPAARFDLRCRWPDSAEAFQVHRLADDALEGVHGQVEYSDHFNRL, encoded by the coding sequence ATGCTGATTCGAGTGGAGATTGGGATTGATGCACCGGGAATCGACGCGCTGCTGCGTCGTACCTTCGGCCGCGATGCCGAAGCGCAGCTGGTGCACGATCTGCGTGAAGATGGACTGATCACGCTGGGGGTGGTGGCAACGGATGATGAAGGCCAGGTGATCGGCTACGTTGCCTTCAGCCCGGTTGCAGTGGAAGGTGAAGAGCTGCAGTGGGTCGGTCTGGCGCCGTTGGCGGTGGATGAACACTATCGTGGACAGGGCATTGGCCGGCAACTGGTCTATGAAGGGCTGGATTCGCTGAATGAGTTCGGCTATGCCGCGGTGGTGACGCTGGGCGACCCGGATTTATACCGTCGCTTCGGCTTTGAGCCGGCCGCGCGCTTCGATCTCCGCTGCCGCTGGCCGGACAGCGCGGAGGCGTTCCAGGTTCACCGTCTGGCGGATGACGCTCTCGAAGGCGTCCACGGCCAGGTAGAATACAGCGACCATTTTAATCGCCTTTGA
- a CDS encoding GIY-YIG nuclease family protein, translating into MTVCWFLYLIRTADNRLYTGITTDVPRRFRQHQAGKGAKALRGKGDLLLAFSHEVGEHSLALRLEYRVKQLTKREKERLVAGEDAFDTLLARLKGD; encoded by the coding sequence GTGACCGTGTGCTGGTTTCTGTATCTCATTCGAACCGCGGACAATCGCCTTTATACCGGCATCACCACCGATGTGCCGCGCCGCTTTCGCCAGCATCAGGCGGGAAAAGGCGCGAAGGCGTTGCGCGGTAAAGGCGACCTGCTGCTGGCCTTTAGCCACGAGGTTGGTGAACACTCACTTGCGTTGCGACTGGAATACCGCGTTAAGCAGCTAACGAAGCGCGAAAAAGAGCGCCTCGTTGCCGGAGAGGATGCCTTCGATACCCTGCTGGCGAGGCTCAAAGGCGATTAA
- a CDS encoding YhbP family protein encodes METLAAIGRWLSKQHVVTWCVSRDDELWCANAFYVYDPDTVAFYLLSDEHTRHGQMTGERAKVAGTVNGQPKTVALIRGVQFKGEIRRLSGDEEARMRQRYVKRFPVARMLSAPVWEIRPDEIKFTDNTLGFGKKLHWRRDAGAEQA; translated from the coding sequence ATGGAAACCCTTGCTGCCATTGGTCGCTGGCTGAGTAAGCAGCACGTCGTCACCTGGTGCGTCTCCCGCGACGACGAGCTGTGGTGTGCGAATGCCTTTTACGTCTATGACCCGGATACCGTGGCCTTTTATCTGCTCAGCGATGAGCACACCCGCCACGGTCAGATGACCGGCGAACGGGCGAAAGTGGCCGGTACGGTTAATGGCCAGCCAAAAACCGTGGCCCTGATCCGCGGCGTGCAGTTCAAAGGCGAGATCCGTCGTCTGAGCGGTGACGAAGAGGCGCGGATGCGCCAGCGCTACGTCAAGCGCTTTCCAGTGGCCCGCATGCTGTCGGCGCCGGTATGGGAGATTCGTCCGGACGAAATCAAGTTTACCGATAACACGCTGGGCTTCGGGAAAAAGTTACACTGGCGGCGTGATGCCGGCGCCGAGCAGGCGTAG
- a CDS encoding type 1 glutamine amidotransferase domain-containing protein, translating into MSKKIAVLITDDFEDSEFTSPADAFKLAGHQVVTIEKQAGKTVKGKQGEAEVAIDRAIDDVTPGEFDALLLPGGYSPDQLRGDERFVTFTRDFVNGGKPVFAICHGPQLLISADVIRGRKLTAVKPIVVDMKNAGGEFYDQEVVVDNEQLVTSRTPDDLPAFNREALRLLGAGITPPV; encoded by the coding sequence ATGAGTAAAAAGATAGCCGTGCTCATTACCGACGACTTTGAAGATTCTGAATTTACCTCTCCCGCCGACGCGTTCAAGCTCGCCGGGCATCAGGTCGTCACGATCGAAAAGCAGGCTGGCAAGACGGTGAAGGGTAAACAGGGAGAAGCGGAGGTGGCCATCGACAGAGCCATTGATGACGTCACACCGGGCGAATTTGATGCCTTGCTGCTGCCCGGGGGCTATTCCCCTGATCAGCTGCGCGGGGATGAACGCTTCGTCACCTTTACCCGCGATTTCGTCAACGGCGGGAAGCCGGTGTTTGCCATCTGCCATGGCCCACAGCTGCTGATCAGCGCCGATGTGATCCGCGGGCGTAAGCTCACGGCGGTGAAGCCTATCGTGGTGGATATGAAAAACGCCGGGGGCGAGTTTTACGACCAGGAGGTGGTGGTCGATAACGAACAGCTGGTCACCAGCAGAACGCCGGACGATCTGCCGGCCTTCAATCGCGAAGCGCTACGCCTGCTCGGCGCCGGCATCACGCCGCCAGTGTAA
- a CDS encoding NAD(P)H-binding protein, with product MSQVLLTGATGLVGGHLLRLLQNEPSISTIAAPTRRPLAPAEGVFNPHDPQLTDALAQVVDPVDIVFCCLGTTRREAGSKEAFVHADYTLVVDTALTGKRLGAQHMLVVSAMGANAHSPFFYNRVKGEMEAALIEQAWPRLTIARPSMLSGEREKKRANETFLEPLFRLLPGNWKAIPARDVAIALLAEALSPSQEGVQILTSSQLRERAAQQAE from the coding sequence ATGAGTCAGGTATTATTAACCGGTGCGACCGGGTTAGTTGGCGGTCACTTACTCCGGCTGCTGCAGAATGAGCCGAGCATCAGCACCATCGCCGCGCCGACGCGTCGCCCTCTGGCGCCGGCGGAAGGTGTCTTTAATCCCCACGATCCCCAGCTGACCGATGCCCTGGCGCAGGTAGTCGACCCGGTCGATATCGTCTTCTGTTGCCTGGGGACGACGCGTCGGGAAGCGGGAAGCAAAGAGGCCTTTGTCCATGCTGACTACACGCTGGTGGTTGATACCGCGCTGACCGGCAAACGACTTGGTGCGCAACATATGCTGGTGGTTAGCGCGATGGGCGCCAATGCCCACTCGCCGTTTTTCTACAATCGGGTGAAGGGGGAAATGGAGGCGGCGTTGATTGAACAGGCCTGGCCGCGGCTGACCATCGCCCGGCCGTCGATGCTGTCAGGCGAGCGGGAAAAAAAACGGGCCAATGAGACTTTCCTCGAACCGCTGTTCCGGCTGCTGCCAGGAAACTGGAAAGCGATTCCGGCCCGTGACGTGGCGATTGCCCTGCTGGCGGAGGCGCTGTCGCCCTCCCAGGAAGGCGTGCAAATTCTGACGTCATCCCAGCTGCGGGAGCGCGCCGCGCAGCAGGCTGAATAG
- a CDS encoding permease gives MTGQSSSQAASPFQWWKPALFFLVVIVGLWFVKWQPYYGKAFTAAETHSIGKSILAQADANPLKAAWDYAMVYFLAVWKAAVLGVLLGSLIQVLIPRDWLLRTLGQSRFQGTLLGAIFSLPGMMCTCCAAPVAAGMRKQQVSMGGALAFWMGNPLLNPATLVFMGFVLGWQFALVRLVAGLATVLIVATLVQKWVKEAATQPVAVPAAPSEAARDSFFSRWLRALWTLFWNTIPVYILAVLVLGAARVWLFPHADGAVDNTLFWVIAMAIAGCLFVIPTAAEIPIVQTMMLAGMGTAPALALLITLPAVSVPSLIMLRKAFPAKALWLTGGLVALCGAIVGALALV, from the coding sequence ATGACTGGTCAGTCTTCATCTCAGGCGGCGTCACCGTTTCAATGGTGGAAACCCGCGCTTTTCTTTCTCGTCGTGATTGTCGGCCTGTGGTTCGTCAAATGGCAGCCCTATTACGGGAAAGCCTTCACCGCCGCGGAAACCCACAGTATCGGTAAATCCATTCTCGCCCAGGCCGACGCCAATCCGCTGAAAGCCGCGTGGGACTATGCGATGGTTTACTTCCTCGCCGTCTGGAAAGCGGCAGTGCTCGGCGTGCTGCTCGGGTCTCTGATTCAGGTGCTCATCCCGCGCGATTGGCTGCTGCGCACCCTGGGACAATCGCGTTTTCAGGGCACGCTGCTGGGGGCGATTTTTTCACTGCCTGGCATGATGTGCACCTGCTGCGCCGCGCCGGTCGCGGCCGGCATGCGTAAACAACAGGTGTCGATGGGCGGGGCGCTGGCGTTCTGGATGGGTAACCCGCTGCTCAACCCGGCGACACTGGTGTTTATGGGCTTTGTCCTGGGCTGGCAGTTTGCGCTGGTTCGCCTGGTCGCTGGCCTGGCGACGGTGCTGATTGTTGCGACCCTGGTGCAGAAATGGGTGAAAGAGGCGGCGACGCAGCCGGTAGCGGTGCCTGCTGCACCGTCTGAAGCGGCCAGAGACAGCTTCTTTAGCCGCTGGCTGCGGGCGCTGTGGACCCTGTTCTGGAACACGATCCCGGTTTATATCCTCGCGGTACTGGTGCTGGGAGCGGCGCGGGTCTGGCTGTTCCCGCACGCCGATGGCGCGGTGGATAACACGTTGTTCTGGGTCATCGCGATGGCGATCGCCGGCTGCCTGTTTGTGATCCCTACCGCGGCGGAAATTCCGATTGTGCAGACGATGATGCTGGCTGGCATGGGGACAGCGCCCGCGCTGGCGCTGCTCATCACTCTGCCGGCGGTGAGCGTGCCGTCGCTGATTATGCTGCGCAAAGCCTTCCCCGCCAAAGCGCTGTGGCTGACGGGCGGACTGGTGGCGCTGTGCGGGGCGATTGTCGGTGCGCTGGCGCTGGTGTAG
- the dolP gene encoding division/outer membrane stress-associated lipid-binding lipoprotein: MKALSPLAILLSALLLQGCVAAAVVGTAAVGTKAATDPRTVGTQVDDSTLELRVNSALSKDEQIKKQARINVTAYQGKVLLTGQSPTPDLSARAKQIAMGVEGTTEVFNEVRQGQPIGLGTASSDTWITTKVRSQLLSTDQVKSSNVKVTTENSEVFLMGLVTEREGRAAADIASRVSGVSRVTTAFTYIK, encoded by the coding sequence ATGAAGGCTCTCTCGCCCCTCGCCATCCTGCTTTCTGCACTATTGCTGCAGGGCTGCGTTGCCGCCGCGGTAGTCGGAACGGCAGCTGTCGGCACTAAAGCCGCAACGGACCCGCGTACGGTGGGAACCCAGGTCGATGACAGCACCCTGGAACTGCGCGTCAATAGCGCCTTGTCGAAAGATGAACAGATTAAGAAACAGGCCCGCATCAACGTCACGGCTTATCAGGGCAAAGTCCTGCTGACCGGCCAGTCGCCGACGCCGGACCTCTCCGCCCGCGCCAAGCAAATCGCCATGGGCGTGGAAGGGACCACGGAAGTGTTTAATGAAGTGCGCCAGGGCCAGCCGATTGGTTTAGGGACCGCCTCGTCTGATACCTGGATTACCACCAAGGTGCGTTCGCAGCTGCTGAGCACCGATCAGGTCAAATCCTCGAACGTGAAGGTGACCACGGAAAACAGCGAAGTCTTCCTGATGGGGCTGGTGACCGAGCGCGAAGGCCGGGCTGCCGCGGATATTGCCAGCCGGGTGAGCGGCGTGTCCCGGGTGACTACCGCCTTTACCTACATCAAATAA
- the diaA gene encoding DnaA initiator-associating protein DiaA, with protein sequence MLDRIKACFTESIQTQIAAAEALPDAISRAAMTLVQSLLNGNKILCCGNGTSAANAQHFAASMINRFETERPGLPAIALNTDNVVLTAIANDRLHDEIYAKQVRALGHAGDVLLAISTRGNSRDIVKAVEAAVTRDMTIVALTGYDGGELAGLLGQQDVEIRIPSHRSARIQEMHMLTVNCLCDLIDNTLFPHQDD encoded by the coding sequence GTGCTCGACAGAATCAAAGCCTGCTTTACCGAAAGCATTCAAACCCAAATTGCCGCAGCGGAAGCACTCCCGGACGCCATCTCCCGGGCGGCGATGACGCTCGTGCAGTCCCTGCTCAACGGCAACAAAATCCTCTGTTGTGGTAATGGCACCTCCGCCGCCAACGCACAGCATTTTGCTGCCAGCATGATTAATCGTTTTGAAACGGAACGCCCTGGTTTACCCGCCATTGCACTTAATACCGATAATGTGGTCTTAACCGCCATCGCCAACGATCGCCTGCATGACGAGATCTACGCCAAGCAGGTGCGCGCTCTGGGACACGCCGGCGATGTGCTGCTGGCGATCTCTACGCGCGGTAACAGCCGGGATATCGTCAAAGCGGTGGAAGCCGCCGTGACTCGCGACATGACTATCGTCGCGTTAACCGGCTATGACGGCGGTGAGCTGGCTGGCCTCTTAGGTCAGCAGGATGTCGAAATCCGCATCCCCTCGCATCGCAGCGCGCGTATTCAGGAGATGCATATGCTAACCGTCAACTGTCTGTGCGATTTGATAGATAACACCCTTTTTCCACACCAGGACGATTAA
- a CDS encoding YraN family protein has product MAQVPAGKNRSGQLSKQTGDAWENQARRWLEGQGLRFIAANARERGGEIDLIMRDGAVTVFVEVRYRRSARYGDAAASVTPQKQQRLLKAARLWLCRQNGSFETVDCRFDVVAFTGNDIQWLKNAFGE; this is encoded by the coding sequence ATGGCTCAAGTACCAGCAGGGAAAAATCGTTCCGGCCAGCTAAGCAAACAGACTGGCGATGCCTGGGAAAACCAGGCTCGCCGCTGGCTGGAAGGCCAGGGCCTGCGTTTTATCGCCGCCAATGCCCGCGAGCGTGGCGGCGAAATTGACCTCATCATGCGCGACGGCGCCGTCACCGTTTTTGTCGAGGTGCGCTACCGCCGTAGCGCCCGGTACGGTGACGCGGCGGCCAGCGTCACCCCGCAAAAACAACAACGACTGCTTAAAGCCGCCCGTTTGTGGCTCTGCCGACAGAATGGGAGCTTTGAGACTGTGGATTGCCGTTTCGATGTGGTAGCCTTCACCGGAAACGACATCCAATGGCTAAAAAACGCCTTTGGCGAATAG